ACAACCAATGGTGGTTACCAGATGAGGCCCATTATTTGTATTTTTACCCATtttgtttaaaattttaaaaatattcttcTAATTGATTCAACCTTTTTGTATTTATTCTATTAGTTTGATTCAAATTTGATCGACCCAAGGTTTGGTCAAGTCTGGGTTTCAATCTAGATTGAATTGATTCTGGTTGAATCGTTCAAAGCGGATAGGATTGGATTATCGGTTAGGTTGAGTTTGAATCAAAAAGCAAGGATTACGTTGAACAAGTATAATCCTATTATAGGCAGTGCTCCTCTCCTCTTCGATGATGAATGACAATGGTATCCTCTCTCTCTTATGATAACATTCTCCCTTCTCCAACAACAATGACTAATGTAACCTATGCTCCTCTCTACAATAGTATCTTCTAATCCTCTCCAACTACTTATTGATGATATCATCAAGCAACGaagacttcatctcctttatctcCTCTATAATGGCTACAACATCATCACCTTCGATGATCTTATCTCCTCTTCGACACCATTCCATTGGTAACCTCATCTCCTCTTCGACTATGAACGATGTGATTCCTTTATCGATAAAgatatcatatcactaatcacaaAAGTAAGATATTAAAAATCAATCTAATTCTTTATATTGCTACCAATGATTTCTTCAAAACTTTATAACTGagttgaatataaaaaaaaaaaccagacAAGACTAATAAATCTTAAGAAAAAAATCACCTATTTCACCTTGACTCTAAAATtagaaacaatatatatatataattaatacgaAACATATTATAATAGCTTTTGAGAAGTTTGAGTAAATTTaagataattaaatatatttatatttgagtTACGCTGAAGTTATATTTGAGTTATACTCAAGTTAAAGTAGGAATTTTCTATTTCATCAATTAAtgaaccaaaaaaataaaaaaaataatataaaacatgTTAGAAATATGTTACTATTCTTTTGGAGAAGTTTGGATAGGTTTGAGAAGAATTTCAATATTTACACTTTAGTTACATTAGAGTTACACTTATGTTATACTCACGTTCACTCGATCatagatttaatataaaatatcttattttgataattaataatcttaaaataaaatataattacttaaattatagtaaatatattttaattatattataataatttttgaaAAGTTTGGATAGTTTTAAATACAATTTTCCTATTTATACTTTTGTTACATTAGGGCTACACTTGAGTTACACTCAAGActtgattttaatttatttagttaGACATATTACTTAATTAGAATATAAGGGTGTTCAACTATGTTTTGTGATATGTCtatgtttaaatttatttatctttttcatCCAATAAACTTTGGATATAATATCCTCTATTTATAACCTTtaattttgtaaatatatatagaATGGTGTTATATATAACCTTTAATTTAGTACAAGCAATATATATCATAACTTAAAGATTCATAGTAATCATTATTaagttatatataattaattaaattttatttttaaatttaaaattgaaacagcTTCAAATACTCATTCTTCCTTCGTCTCCTACTGCATCAACCTACTCCCACATCACCCCTTCCTTCATGATCCCCTCCACAATATATAGCTATCATTGTTATATGGATCATTTTAAGTGTTTTATCCGTGAACCTAGTGGTAGAAGTCGATGACACATTATATCTATTTCTTATAGTTAGTGTTATCTTCATGTTCCCAGGATGacactttttttattattttatagataTTCCTAATATTCCTATATATTAACTTGCTCTATACAATATCCTATAATATTGGATGGAAGGATTCTTGGTGTCCTAGTTAAGTTTAGCTCGAGCAATATTGTTGAAGCAATGACTTCAAGTTATATGTTCAAGAAATACCATAGAGATCAATTTCCTAGTAGATAAAATATAGAAAATCTAATTTGTAGACTAATGTTTAGTGATAATGATATTGACATTGTCGATTTTTGTAAGttgtatattttatatatttttgtttgtattttattttatcaaataacTCATACTTTACCCCCTGCAATATCATCTTATGTTCATGATTTAGATTATTGATAAATTACAATTAGATGATGACTATCTATTCTTACATTGCCATCAAGATTTTCAATACTGGTGCTCATATAAAAAAGTTAAAGTTTAAGGGTAGCACTAAGTTGATTAGATGTATAAGAGGCTATGCACTACTCTTGATGGTAAACCAAATCttatttttctatatatatatatatgaaaagtcTAATCtaaattaattttgattcttaatTTATTAATTTGTTACCGGGTATGACTTTGCGAGTGTATGAATATGTTTATGTCATCCTGTTATCCTGATCATAACTATGAAAATATAATCGAGTAAGCATCAATGTTATCGATAACTATTGTGTACACATGTTCTATAGGTATATCAAGTGCTTATCTCAATAGCTACTGAGTCTCATCTATTAGTTGAGAATACCaagatataataatttaatatttttcatctatgtatttaaaataaattatttatttgatatattaaaCTATTTGTAGAACACATACATTGGAGAGAATTAAGAATGTGCCgagtataaaaagaaaaatgataaaattaaaagATTCTAAAAGATACTCGAAGATCATAAACTTGGCCATCCTATAGCCCTAGACATAGAGAATCATTCGTTTGGATCCTTTGATGATCCAATGCCTTTTGTAGTACATTCTACGATATCTAATGATCGATTAAGGGCTATTCCTTCAATAGTCCATAGATTATATATGTTGAAAATATATCAAGTCTTAAAATATAGCCCATATTTTTTTAGGAAAAGAAAGTTACCTAAAAGATTTTGGGGTATTAGAATTAAGCAATAAAAAGTTTGATGATGACCTATGTTGTTGTACAAATTGTTGACAATGTTATATCATCTTACTAATTTGATTAATGTTGTTATGTTATGAATTGCTTGCATGTGTTTAGTTTGTGATTATTAAAAACGTGTTTTTATTGTAATTCCTTATAAGTGATTATGATGGTTCTCACTTGTTGTGAATTTAGAATATTTAATTTACAAAATAGTGTGCTTTGGGTTAAATCTATGATCAAGTGTAACTTGAGTATAACGTGAGCGtaactaaataatttttctcaaaCCTATTCATACTACCCCAATAACTATCATAATATGATTATAATaagtttagtattatttttaaatttagagTGACTAATTTTTAATTTAGTATAACTCGGGCATTACCCGAATGTAACTCAATAATTTTCATTAAACCAATCAAAACTCCTCTGTAAATATCCTAATATGATTCTAGTATATTTACTACTActttttctaatttattttgattttagagTGATTAATTGTCCAAATAAAGTATTTGTGTCTTAAATCTGTAATGAAGTATGGAAGCGTAACTCAGCAAAATTTCATCAACCCTTTTGAAACTTCTCTATAAATATCTTAATATGGTTCTAGTATACATAATAtcactttttctattttttttaatttttagctGATTTTTATCCAAATATGAGATTTGTATTATGATTATGTCATCAAGTGTAACTAAAGAAAGTTTTACCAAACCTATCTAAACTTTTCTATAAGTATTCTAATATGATTCTAATATTTttggtatatttttattttttatttttagataattttaggAACTAAATTGTTCAAAAATAGTATTGTAGTTTTAAACGATAATATTGCTTGGTCTAGGACAATACCATTACCCATAGTTTGTGAACCATTGGATACAAGTGACACCACTATCATTAGACAATGTTTACTATGAATGAGTGTAACTTGAGTATAACACTATCAAACGAGATGGTGACGACGACATCCTATCTCGTTGGCAACATCAATGGCGTCATTATGCTCGGATGATGTTGACCATAACCACCAATGTTCAGCAAGAAGGTAACACCAACCTTTTACCCTAGCAACAATGATTGCGACCATCAATGCTCATCAAGGTGGCGACAACAATCTTCTCCCCCCATCGATGAGGCCATCGCAAGACCACCTAAGGGCTAGCAAGAAGATGATAGCTATGACTTCTTGAACTGCTAGATAAATAAGATTTGACCACAACCGATGATAAAAAAGTTGACAATGATAAATAAGGTTTgacaatataatttgagaaaaataCGAGCAATCTAAGACTaaataaatgaatcaaataattaatttattttaaactgATATGGTCCGATTCATATCAAACAAACGTGCTCAAACCAAAGAGCCCAAGGTCAAATAGGGTCAAcaaatattatttatcattatttgattttaaaatgacATTTTGATTTAATTGTGAAAAAAAGATATCCCTCATAAAGAACAAACATATGAGCGTCAATAGGTAAACTCTATTAttgaattttaaaatgatatatatatatatcgttaccATCTCCTCCATGTCAGGAGAGCGCACGGGAATAGCATTTGGAGTCTCTGTTCACTGCCCTCTCTCAGGTCTTTTCCTTGTCCGTTTATATATACTCCTCTGCCACCCCCTCTACGAACAAGATTTCGCGTTCCGGTCCATAAAATTTCTCAAGCAGACGACGGCAACTTGGCCGCCACTGCGCCTATAAGTTCCGTACGAGTCCGTTTCGGAGATTGAGGTTCGCAGGGCAGTCCATGGAGAAGAAGCAAGGGTTCTTACCGGCGCtgagggaggaggaggtggcgacGGGGCCCTCGCCAACGAGGTCGAGGGAGAAGGGCTCCGTGAGGAGCCAGGCGCCGCTCCCGCAGCGGCGGAGGAAGGGGCGCCGCCGCCACCCGTCGCTGTCACAGGCGCCCGAGGCGGTCGCTCCGGTCGCGTGGTCCAAGGGCTCCCGGGAGACCCTCGCGCCGCTCGTGGAGGGCCCCGATGGTAGCGGCGGCGGCGCTCGAGACGCCCACGGGGACCCGAGGAAGGAAGGGTGGGGGCGTTGGATCCGGGGCCAACTCTCACGGGCCCCCTCCGCCGCCACCTCCTCCGTTGCAGCGGGCGCGTCCTCTTCAGCCCTCCGCTCCGACCTCCGCCTCTTGCTCGGAGTCTTGGGAGCGCCGCTCGCCCCCGTTCATGTCAGCTCTTTCGACCCTCTGCCTCACCTCAGCGTCAAGGACACTCCCATTGTGAGCTTCTCCGTCTCTTCTTCGTCCTCCAACAATTATCTTTCTCTCTTTGTGCTGCGTTCTTCCGTTCCTCGAGCAAAACCTGCATCTTTTTGGTGCCAAAATGACGTTTTGATGCGTTCCCTCTTTTTCCGGCCTCAAATGCACCTTTTTTGGAGTAAAAGCTCCAAATTTATTGCTGAAATTGCATTGAATCCGTGGCTTCTGTAGCTCCAAGATGGTGTTTTGACGCATTCTGCTCCACATCAATGCGGCTTTTCttcttgaatccaattaatcttcGCGTATTCTTCTTTCTCAGGAAACCTCGTCGGCTCAGTACATAATGCAACAGTACACGGCGGCGTCAGGCGGCCTGAGGCTCCATAGATCCATCCGCAACGCCTACGCCACCGGGAAGGTGCGAATGGTGGCGTCGGAGTTCGAGGCCACAGCCAAAGTCGTCAGGACCGGCTGCGTCTCGTCGAGCACCACGGAGTCCGGTGGCTTCGTGCTCTGGCAGATGGCCCCGGACATGTGGTACGTCGAGCTCGCTGTCGGCGGCAGCAAGGTCCACGCCGGTTCCAATGGCAAGGTCGTGTGGCGCCACACCCCCTGGCTCGGCTCCCATGCCGCCAAAGGCCCCGCCCGTCCCCTCCGCCGAGCTCTCCAGGTCACCGAATCCGCACTGTCTGAATTGCTTTAGAAAGACTCTGTACCTGGATTGATCTTGAGATGATTCTTTGAGTAGGGTCTCGATCCATTGACCACCGCAAGCATGTTCGCCGACGCGCGTTGCATTGGGGAGAAGACGGTCAACGGGGAGGACTGCTTCGTTCTCAAGCTCAgcgccgatccaccaaccctgagAGCACGGAGCGAAGGCCCTGCTGAGATCATACGGCATGTCTTGTTCGGCTACTTCAGCCAGCGAACCGGGCTTCTTGTCCACATGGAAGATTCCCACCTGACCAGAATCCAAGCCAATGCCGGAGGCGACGCAGTCTACTGGGAGACAACCATGAACTCCTCCCTCGACGACTACCGCCTGGTGGACGGCATAATGATCGCCCACTCGGGTCGTTCCACAGCTACTCTGTTCAGGTTCGGAGAGAAGGCGATGAACCACACCAAGAGGAGGATGGAGGAGGCGTGGACGATAGATGAAGTGGCCTTCAATGTACCTGGCCTCTCCATGGACTGCTTCATTCCCCCAGCTGACATGAGACGTGGTTCAACCAGCGAAGCATGTGAGCTTCCTCGAGGAGTAAGAGGGAAGTTCAGCTCTAGATACCCACAAGATATGCCTGAGAAGATCGTTTGCAGGTTCGAAGTCTTGGGTTAGGATCATCAATCATGAACAGGGAGCAGATAAATTTGCTGTTGTTTGTTATGGTAAAACTAAAATAAAGTGCAACTTGATGCAAATTTAGGTAGCTCTGAGAAGCTAGTATATAGATTGAGTGTTCTAATTCCAGATCCTTTTGTTTCAAGTTCTTGATTCTCACAAGCCTGGTTGAATCTGATGTGTTCACCACCTTTGCTGATATATATTATCCATCTCCTTCTCAAATTAATCATCTTCTTTGTTCACTTTAATATTTTCCTGCATTTTTGTAGTGACTGCTGCATGCATCACACTCTGTTGTCTAAACTACCTCTGACTCAGTCCTGCTGAACTTCCGGCTGCAGTAGACACCAGTTGTGTTGGCCTTAAATGCTCTTCACAGGTGCATGTTCTTCGCCACTTGCATCCATGTGCTTCAGCCCCCCACAATTTGGAAGTCAGAAAGGGACACACAAAGAGATCCAAATCAGTTGCTTCCTGCTTCATCATGTAAGGTAACTGGTCGAGTCCTCTTTGTTTGGCTGTAACTAATAAACAACATGACCATAGTAAGAGAAAGAAACTTGTGAGTTATTGAGATCCATATTGTCTGTGTGCTGCAAAAGAAGAACCCTTCATGAAGAACAAAAAGCAGCTGTCTCAACTATATTCATATCCAAACAACTAACTAACAAGTATACGAAGCATTTGGTTGTCGATTAAATCAATTAAAGAATGTAATTGCAACAATCACTGTGCTTGCTAAGGTAAGACTATGTAAAATAATCCTCCCCAGATGTTACATTTAGCAAAATCTTCATGCATCGGAGGGCGTCGTTCTTAATTGATCAAGGCATACTCTTAATTCCTTGCACTTGTCGCAGGGTTTTTGCCCCTCAAATCATACACAAAAGGGTTGCTGGAAGTGTATAAACAGAAGAAGATAAGGTAGACAAGATGATCTTTCTCCTATTTGAACAAACAAGTTAATCCAGTAATCATTGCAATACTCAAGCTACTTGTGCAGATTACTACAATTaaagtgaagaaaaagaaaggctAGAAGTTTGTTTGCTTGACAGTTAGAAAACGAAGGAATTCTCTTCATCAAACATCAATCAAATTGGagacactaatgatgatatgttgACACTTTTACCTCTCAGACCTAAAATCAAATGCTGATGGGAATGTTTGTCTAGATTCAGGGACATACAGAAACCAATAAATGACATGGCAACTAGTGGTACTGTGCATCCAACTCCTTTCATGGACCATGCTGCTCCCCCTTTGTTTCTTAGGGGGATCTATCTTGCTTGGTCTCACTAGGAGAAAGAATAAAATGACTAGAGAGGACTTTCTCACATACTTTTGTTTCTTAAATATCTTTGTTGATGAGATCTGTCAGGAAAAATTGGAAGCTCAAGTCCTTCAGCCAACATTTATTCCTTTTCTATTTTTTAGAAATAAATTGATTATTTCTTTAATTTCTGgaagtaaaatatttttcttccatttttgtaaaaaaaaatcctatttatTTTGTCTCTCATTACTGTTGAATATTCCCTGCAATAATTGTGACAATCCCTTGAAAATCTTTCAATGTCAGAATTACCAACTCATTCATGTTATGGAAACAGATTAAAAACATAATTAGAATACATAGTTTCATTTTTAACTTAATAAATGTATTAAAAACAGAAATGGTACTGATTGTGAAATGTCCATATCACCTTTTACACAAGGCTA
The window above is part of the Musa acuminata AAA Group cultivar baxijiao chromosome BXJ2-6, Cavendish_Baxijiao_AAA, whole genome shotgun sequence genome. Proteins encoded here:
- the LOC103988926 gene encoding uncharacterized protein LOC103988926, translating into MEKKQGFLPALREEEVATGPSPTRSREKGSVRSQAPLPQRRRKGRRRHPSLSQAPEAVAPVAWSKGSRETLAPLVEGPDGSGGGARDAHGDPRKEGWGRWIRGQLSRAPSAATSSVAAGASSSALRSDLRLLLGVLGAPLAPVHVSSFDPLPHLSVKDTPIETSSAQYIMQQYTAASGGLRLHRSIRNAYATGKVRMVASEFEATAKVVRTGCVSSSTTESGGFVLWQMAPDMWYVELAVGGSKVHAGSNGKVVWRHTPWLGSHAAKGPARPLRRALQGLDPLTTASMFADARCIGEKTVNGEDCFVLKLSADPPTLRARSEGPAEIIRHVLFGYFSQRTGLLVHMEDSHLTRIQANAGGDAVYWETTMNSSLDDYRLVDGIMIAHSGRSTATLFRFGEKAMNHTKRRMEEAWTIDEVAFNVPGLSMDCFIPPADMRRGSTSEACELPRGVRGKFSSRYPQDMPEKIVCRFEVLG